One Paraburkholderia fungorum genomic region harbors:
- a CDS encoding winged helix-turn-helix transcriptional regulator — translation MSELPLDSMPATVCPSRVMIDQIADKWSMLILAALRDGPLRFNAIKRRLNGVTQKALTQCLRRLERNGIVERKVTSSSPISVEYRITALGTSLDKPFQALYLWTLEHLSEVEEARARYDKNVAVDYPS, via the coding sequence ATGTCAGAACTCCCACTGGATTCTATGCCGGCGACTGTTTGTCCTAGCCGGGTAATGATCGACCAGATAGCCGACAAATGGTCGATGCTGATCCTAGCGGCCCTTCGCGACGGCCCATTGCGGTTTAATGCCATCAAGCGGCGTCTAAACGGTGTGACACAAAAAGCTCTAACACAGTGCTTGCGCCGGTTAGAGCGAAATGGAATTGTCGAAAGAAAGGTAACCTCGAGCTCCCCCATTTCGGTCGAATACAGAATCACGGCGTTAGGCACGTCACTCGACAAACCATTTCAGGCGCTTTACCTATGGACGCTTGAGCATCTTTCTGAGGTCGAAGAAGCCCGCGCTCGCTACGACAAGAATGTTGCTGTTGACTATCCGTCTTGA
- a CDS encoding SDR family oxidoreductase, whose translation MIAVTGANGNLGRLVIKGLVKVVPADQIVACVRRPDQVDDIRALGIQIRKADYDLPETLAKAFDGIEKVLLISAVQPGERFRQHKAVIDAAVQGGVNLIAYTSMLRADTSSLCLSGEHRETEFYLKRSGLDYVLLRNGWYLENHTDSLPLALAHGALIGSAMTGRFASASRGDYAGAAVAVLTQPGHVNKTYELVGDNSYTMSDFAAEVSKQSSRSITYNNLPAADYEAALIGLGIPKMIVDVLVDADVKSLDGELDSPSRELAALLGRNTTTLSDAILASLPTSITLG comes from the coding sequence ATGATCGCTGTTACAGGTGCAAACGGAAATTTGGGTCGGCTCGTGATCAAGGGCCTCGTAAAGGTCGTTCCGGCCGATCAGATCGTGGCCTGCGTTCGTCGTCCCGACCAAGTTGACGACATTCGCGCTCTTGGCATTCAAATTCGCAAAGCGGACTATGATCTTCCGGAAACGCTTGCGAAGGCGTTTGACGGCATAGAAAAGGTTTTGCTTATCTCGGCTGTTCAGCCCGGTGAGAGATTCCGACAGCACAAGGCTGTGATCGATGCTGCCGTTCAAGGCGGGGTGAACTTGATCGCGTACACGAGCATGCTGCGCGCTGACACGTCCAGCCTTTGCCTCTCCGGCGAACATAGAGAAACAGAATTTTACCTAAAACGATCGGGGCTGGATTATGTGCTGTTGCGCAATGGATGGTATCTGGAAAACCATACCGACTCGCTGCCTCTTGCACTCGCACATGGCGCGCTCATCGGCAGCGCAATGACCGGGCGATTTGCCTCAGCCTCCCGTGGTGATTATGCTGGCGCGGCCGTCGCCGTTCTCACTCAGCCGGGCCACGTGAACAAGACGTATGAACTCGTTGGAGATAATTCCTACACGATGTCGGATTTTGCAGCGGAAGTCTCCAAGCAAAGCAGCAGGTCGATTACCTATAACAATCTGCCAGCCGCCGACTATGAGGCTGCCCTCATTGGCTTGGGGATTCCAAAGATGATTGTCGACGTATTGGTTGATGCAGATGTTAAGTCGTTGGACGGAGAACTGGACAGTCCGTCCCGTGAATTGGCTGCGCTTCTCGGCAGAAATACGACAACGCTTTCCGATGCGATCCTTGCCTCCCTGCCGACATCGATTACTTTAGGCTAA